From Aliamphritea hakodatensis:
TCGTCTTTCGCCTATCTGAAAAACCTGCCGGTGGATACCCTCAAGATTGACGGCATTTTCATCCGGGAAATCGTTGAAAACAAACTTGATCTGGCGATGGTGAAATCCATCAATGAAATCGGCCATGTAATGGGTATGCAAACCGTTGCAGAGTTTGTGGAAAACGATGAGATTCTTGAACTGCTACGGGAAATCGGCATTGATTACGGGCAGGGTTACGGCCTTGGCCGCCCTAAACCCCTGGTTGAACTGCTGCTGGAACAACAGCAGTTACGGGCGCTGGAAATCTCGTAGTTGTTATTCTGCCGGGGCTGGCGTGCTGGCAACCGGCAGCAGGGTTTTAGAGGCTCTGCCGGGTATTTCCCGGGCCAGCTTCGGTACCAGATAGCCGGGTAAACGGCTCTGTAACTCACTGACCAGCTGTTGCGCTTCCCGGTCGGCAATGTCGAAGTGCGCAGCACCGGCGACCGGGTCAAAGGTAAACAGGTAATAAGGCAGAATTCCCGCCCGGAACAAGGTTTCACTGAGCGCTTCCAGTGTGTCCACCGAATCATTGACCCCCCGCAACAGCACCGCCTGGTTCAGCACGGTCACGCCAGCCTGTTTCAGTTGCGTGACCGCCGCAGTCACGGCGTCGTCTATCTCGTTGGCATGGTTGATGTGTAATACCATTACGGTTTGCAAACGGCTGCCGGCCAGCCGGTCGCTTAACTCTGGCGTTATCCGCTGGGGAATCACCACCGGCAGCCGGGAATGGATACGTAAACGCTGCAGATGCGGAATGGCTTCCAGTGAGCTGATCAGTTTATCGAGGCGTTTATCATTGGTTGCCAGCGGGTCGCCACCGGAGAATATCACTTCTCTGATACTGCAGTCGGCGGCGATGTAATCCACCACCTGCTGCCACTGATCCGGCCCCAGACGGTTGTCTTCGTAGGGGAAGTGTCTGCGGAAGCAGTAACGGCAGTTGATCGCGCAGGCCCCGGTCAGAATGATCAGCACCCGGCCTTTGTATTTATGTATCAGGCCGTCACGGGGGTTACTGTCTGCTTCCGCCAGCGGGTCGGTGACATAGCCGGGGATATTATCGGCTTCTGCACTGACGGGCAGTACCTGCCGCAACAGAGGGTCATTCAGGTCACCGGGTCTGATCCGTCGCAGATACGGAGCCGGTACTCTCACAGGA
This genomic window contains:
- the epmB gene encoding EF-P beta-lysylation protein EpmB; its protein translation is MKPLKLADLNHPSESANSWQQLLSQAITDPAELVRALDLPPETADGARQGHKDFPVRVPAPYLRRIRPGDLNDPLLRQVLPVSAEADNIPGYVTDPLAEADSNPRDGLIHKYKGRVLIILTGACAINCRYCFRRHFPYEDNRLGPDQWQQVVDYIAADCSIREVIFSGGDPLATNDKRLDKLISSLEAIPHLQRLRIHSRLPVVIPQRITPELSDRLAGSRLQTVMVLHINHANEIDDAVTAAVTQLKQAGVTVLNQAVLLRGVNDSVDTLEALSETLFRAGILPYYLFTFDPVAGAAHFDIADREAQQLVSELQSRLPGYLVPKLAREIPGRASKTLLPVASTPAPAE